TCTACTTCAAGCAGGACAGCGCACAGACGGAAATGGATCCGGCCGCCGGGGAAGACGTCGCCGCGATCGACACCTCATCGATCACCGAAATGGTGCTGGGCGACGCGGATGCACCGGTGACGCTGATCGAATATGCGTCCTTCACCTGCCCGCATTGCAAGTCCTTCCACGACACGGTCTTTCACCAGCTGAAGACGAATTACATCGACACCGGCAAGGTAAAGTTCATCTACCGCGATGTCTTCTTTGACCGCTACGGTCTTTGGGCGTCGCTGATCGCGCGATGCGACGGCGGGATGCGGTTCTTCGGCATTGCCGACATGCTTTACGACCAGCAGGCCAACTGGTTGCAGGGGGCCGAAACCGAAGCCGGGATCGCAGACAACCTGCGCCGTCTGGGTAAGGTCGTGGGCCTGGAAGAAGCCCAGGTCGACGCCTGCATGGCGGACGAGGAGAAGGCCAAGACCCTGGTCGCCTGGTTCCAGCAGAACGCGACCGCAGACGAGGTGACGGGCACGCCGACGCTGATCATCGACGGCGAAAGCCATGGCAACATGAGCTACGAGGACCTGTCGCAGATCCTCGACGAAAAGCTGGGCTGACGGCTCTTGCGGAATGTCTGACGAAATCGGGCCGGGGGAAACCTTCGGCCCGTTTCACGTTCCGGGGTCAGGCGATCCTGACGATCTGCTTGCCCTTGTTGCCACCCTTCAGCATCGCGAAGAAGGCTTCGGGCGCATTTTCGAGCCCTTCTGCGATGTCCTCGAGATAGGCAATCTCGCCAGAGGTGACAGGCGGGGCGACCTTGGTCAGGAATTCACCGAACCGGCCGACATGATCGGTCTGTAGCAGGCCCTGCACGGTCAGCCGCTTGACCAGCGCAATGCGCCACAGCTTTTGCAGCGCCATGTCCCCGGTTTCGCAACTTTCACCGGAATACCAGGCGATCATGCCGCAGATGATGATCCGGCCATGGGTGTTCATCACCGGCAGCACGCCGCCCAGCACATGGCCGCCGACGTTTTCGAAATAGATGTCGACGCCGTCGGGGCATTCCCTGTGCAACGCCTCCATCATGTCGAGCACGCTGTTATGGGCACGGTGGTCGATGCAGGCGTCAAAGCCGAAGGTATCCACGGCCATGGCGCATTTTTCGGGGCCACCGGCCACGCCGACGACTCGCAGCCCGGCCTGTTTCGCCAATTGCCCGACCATGGAGCCGACAGGCCCGGTAGCGGCGGCCACGACCAAAGTCTCGCCCGGCTTCATCCGGCCATGGACCTCCAGCCCGGCCCAGGCGGTGAAACCGGGCATCCCCAGCACACCAAGGGCTGTCGAAGGCGGCAGCGCGGGGTCCAGTTTTCGCAACTGGCGACCCGGCAGGCAGCCGTGGCTGGCCCAGCCGAACATGCCGAAAACAAGATCATCCTTGCTGAACTTCGGATCGCGAGAGGTGATGACCCGGCCCACACCGCCAGCGCCCATGGTGTGGTTCAGCTCTTGTGGGGCGGTATAGCTTTTGACGTAATCCATCCGTCCGCGCATGTAGGGATCAAGCGACATGTAGGTGGCCTGCACCAGAACCTCGCCCGCCGCGGGGCGCGGCATCCCGGTTTCCTCAAGCCGGAAATCCTGCGCCACGGGAAACCCCTGGGGACGTCGTGCGAGGACGATCCGCTGCATGACCTGCGGATCGACCGGCTTCATCGTATCGGACATATTGAAATTCCCCTCCTTGCGCACAACTTAACCCTTCGCAGGAAACATCCTATCGCTACAGGGAAAACCTTTCGGCTCTCTTGCCGAAAGGCTGGTGGGCCTTGGCACCGTCGGGATAGGGCCGGGACCCTGCGAAAGCAGACCTGATGGACATGGCCCTCGGGTCTGACGTAAAGAGGCGCGATCATGATACAGAAGAAATCAGACCCGAATTACAAGGTGATCGCCGAAAACCGGCGAGCGCGCTTTGATTATGCGATCGCGGATGACCTGGAATGCGGCATCCAGCTGATGGGGTCGGAGGTGAAATCCCTGCGCATCGGCCAGTCCAACATCGCCGAAAGCTATGCGACCGTCGACAACGGAGAGCTGTGGCTGGTCAATGCCTATATCGCCCCCTACGAGCAGGCGATGTTCGGTCACGAAGACCGGCGGCGGCGCAAGTTGCTGGTTTCGCGCAAGGAATTGTCCCGCCTCTGGAGCGAAACCCAGCGGAAGGGCATGACCCTGGTGCCGCTGGTGATGTATTTCAACCATCGCGGCATGGCCAAGATCAAGATCGGCATCGCCAAGGGCAAGCAGGCCCACGACAAGCGCGAATCCGAAGCCAAGCGCGACTGGGGACGGCAGAAACAGCGGCTGCTGAAGGATAACCGCTAAGGTCGCGGAGCCTGCCTGCCCTTGCGCATTTGCGACAGGGCGGCTAGGGAATCAGCGGTTTCCCCGTGAATTGACCTGAGAGGCGCGGTTCTGTGCAGGATGATCCCAAGGTACTGGTTTCGACAACCTGGTTGGCGCAGCACCTGAAGGACCCCGATCTTCGGGTTCTGGATGCAAGCTGGTTCATGCCCGGTGCGGGGCGCGACGGACGGGCGGAATACCTTGCCGCCCATATACCCGGCGCCCGTTTCTTTGACATCGACGAGATCAGCGACCACCGGTCCGAGCTGCCGCACATGGCGCCGCCGGTTGAAAAATTCATGTCGCGGCTGCGGGCCATGGGGGTCGGGGACGGCCATCAGGTCGTGGTCTATGACAGCCAGGGCATCTTTTCCGCCGCCCGCGTCTGGTGGCTGTTCCGCCTGATGGGGCAATTCGATGTCGCGGTGCTGGATGGCGGATTGGCGAAATGGATTGCCGACGGCCACACCGTCGAGGATCTCGATCCGCTGATCCGCGACCGCCACATGACCGTGCGCCGCCAGAACCAGATGGTGAAGGACGTGACCCAGGTCAGCGCCGCCAGCAAGCTGGGCGATTACGAAATTGTCGATGTACGCGCCGCCCCGCGGTTCCGTGGCGAGGTGCCCGAGCCCCGCGAAGGCCTGCGCGCGGGCCATATTCCGGGCGCAAGGAACGTGCCTTTCGCCGATCTGCTGACTGCAGAGGGGCTGATGAAGGAACCCGCCGCGCTGACGGGGGTTCTGCAAGGGGCCGGCGTCGACCTTGGCAAGCCGATCATTGCCAGCTGCGGTTCGGGCGTGACGGCGGCGATCCTGTGCCTGGCGCTGGAACGGATCGGCAAGACCGACCATGCAATTTATGACGGCTCGTGGGCGGAATGGGGGGCCTTCCCCACCCTGCCCCTGGCCACCGGAGAGTGAGAGACTGATGTTCGAGACCCTCAAGGAACAACCCGCCGACAAGATCCTGGAGCTGATAGGCCTCTACAAGGCCGATCCGCGTGCCGAAAAGATTGACCTGGGCGTCGGCGTCTACAAGAACGCCGAAGGCGTGACCCCGGTGATGCGCGCCGTAAAGGCCGCTGAGAAGAAGATCTGGGAAGAGCAGACCACCAAGGCCTATACCGGCCTCGCCGGTGATCCGGTCTATGTCGACACCATGATCGACCTGGTGCTGGGCAACAGTGTGCCGGGCGACCAGATCGCCGCGGTGACCACGCCGGGCGGCACCGGTGCCGTGCGTCAGGCCTTCGAACTGACCCAGAGCGCCACACCGGGCGCACGGGTCTTCGTTTCCGATCCGACCTGGCCGAACCACCTGTCGATCCTGAAGTACCTCGGCATGGAAACCATTCCCTACCGCTATTTCGACAGCGAAACGGGTGGCGTGAATTTCGACGGCATGATCGCCGATCTGAAAGCCGGGCTGAAGCCGGGCGACGTGGTGCTGCTGCATGGCTGCTGCCACAACCCCACCGGCGCCAACCTGAACATGGTGCAGTGGAAAGAGGTCGTCGCGGTCCTGAATGAAAAGGGTGCCGTGCCGATGATCGACATCGCCTACCAGGGCTTTGGCGATGGTCTGGAAGAAGATGCCGCCGGCACCCGATATGTCGCGGAAAACGTGCCGGAACTGCTGATCGCGGCCTCGTGCTCCAAGAACTTCGGGATCTACCGCGAACGCACCGGCCTGCTGATGGCTGTCGGCAAGGATACCTCGCGTCGCGACGTGACCCAGGGGATGCTGGCCTTCCTCAATCGTCAGAACTTCTCCTTCCCGCCGGATCACGGCGCGCGGGTGGTCGGCACGATCCTGTCGGATGCCGAATTGCGCGCCGACTGGAAGGCCGAGCTGGAAGACGTGCGTCTGGGCATGCTGGAACTGCGCAAGCAGCTGGCGGGCGAATTGCAGCGCCTCTCGGGGTCGGACCGCTTTGCCTTCCTCGGGGAGCACCGCGGCATGTTCTCGCGCCTCGGAACCACACCGGAACTGGTGCAGAAGATGCGAGCCGACAGCGGGATCTACATGGTTGGTGATTCGCGGATGAACATCGCCGGTCTGAACACGGCCACGGTGCCGATCCTGGCGCAGGCCATCATCGACGCGGGCGTCTGATCGCCCCGTGCCCCCTTTCCGCCAGACGGCGGGGAGGGGGCACAGCAACGAAGATCGCCGGCCCGCAGCGATCCGGCCCAAGCGTACAGCTTTGGGCGTCCCGTGCCAGGGACAAGGGAACGACCGATTCGATCAGCTTGTTGGGGAAGCAGGGCGAAGCATCGCGCCGGCCTGCGGCAGCGTCGTGCCGACTGGCGGGGTCTTCGCTGCACGGGGGCGGGCGCTGCAGGGGTGGGGCGCTATGCAGGCCCCTGAAATGCAAAACGCGGCGCCCTGGGGCACCGCGTTCCGTATCGTCTTCGGTCGAAAGGCTTACGCCAGAGCGATGTTCGAAGCCGACTCACGGCCGTCACGGCCGGATTCGATGTCGAAGGTCACTTTCTGGTTGTCGGCCAGACCGGTGAGGCCAGCGCGCTCAACGGCAGAGATGTGCACGAAGACATCTTTGCTGCCGCCATCGGGTGCGATGAAACCAAAACCTTTAGTGGTGTTGAACCATTTTACGGTGCCAGTGGCCATATCCGTAGTCTCCTAAGTATACCTGTCCGCACTACGCGACAGCTCGGCGTTGTTGGTCTGGATCGAAAGCTGAACGCCGGTTAGGGAGACAGTGGTCGAAATAGATAACGTCTGCAAAGACCTTGTAGCAGTAATCGACGCGCATTCCAATAGGTCTTCGCAGGTCCCTGCGAATTTTCGAAACCGGGGGTTGAACCGGTCCGGCGGCAGCGGGCGCAGGCCCGTGTCGCCGGATCCGCTTCAGGCGGCAGCTTTTTCGGTCAGGCCGGCATGCGCCATGGCGGCTCGGATCTGGGCCTTGGTGCTGTCTTCAAGCTCGGTCAGGGGCAGGCGGACTTCGGCGCTGCACAGGCCCAGCTCGGACATGGCGAATTTCACCCCGCAAAGGCCCGGCTCGACAAAGATCGCCTCGTGCAGGGGCATCAGGCGGTCCTGGCATTCCAGCGCCGTCTTGTAATCGCCCGCAAGCGTGGCGGCCTGAAGCGCGGCGCAGAGTTTCGGCGCGACATTTGCCGTGACCGAAATACAGCCGACCCCACCCATGGCGTTGAAGCCCACGGCGGTCGCGTCTTCACCCGAAAGCTGGCAGAATTCCGGCCCGCAGGCGATCCGGGTCTGGGCAACGCGGGCCAGGTCGCCGGTTGCGTCCTTGACGCCGATGATGCGCGGCAGCCGGGCGATCTGGGCCATGGTGTCGGGCTTCATGTCGATGACCGAGCGGCCGGGGATGTTGTAGATCACGATGGGCAGGTCGGCGGCATCGTGCATGGCGGTATAATGCGCCACCAGGCCGCGCTGTGTCGGCTTGTTGTAATAGGGCGTCACGACCAGGGCGGCATCGGCGCCGACCTCGGCTGCATGCTTGATCAGGCGGATGCCTTCGACGGTGTTGTTGGCGCCCGCGCCGGCGATGATCGGAATCCGGCCGGCGGCGAATTTCACCACTTCCTCGATGACGATTTCATGCTCGCGCAGGCTCAGCGTCGGGGATTCGCCGGTGGTGCCGACGGGAACCAGCCCGGTCGAGCCCTGCTCGATATGCCAGTCGACCAGCTTCTTGAGGCAATCCAGATCCAGCGCGCCGTCCTTGAACGGCGTGACCAGTGCGGGTAGGGACCCTGTGAACATGACACGCTCCTTTCATCATGGCGGGCGGCGGGAATCCGCACTGACCCGGATCTAATGTCGCGCTGCCGTGAAAGTGAGTTGAGCACGGCGCGCGGCGGGGTATTGTGGCAGCGTCTATCCACAAGCTTGGGGCAAAACAAGAGATGGCAACGCGGTTTGCGGCGCTTTTCGTGACATCATGCCTGCTGTCCGGCACCGGGGCAGAGGCCCAGTCCGGCTTTGCTCCGGCCCGGTCGGTGACCCCGCCGCTGGGTGAGGCGGCGCCGTCTGATCCCGCTTCTGTCCCGGCGGAGTCCGAACCGGACGAGGTCGTGGCGGAAATCACCCAGGGGCCGCTGGCTCCGTCGCGGGCGGTGGTACCACGCCACCTGCACTGGGCGCTGATCGCGGCGCGGGCGGGGGATTACGACCGCGCCGCGCAGATTGCCCTGCGGGATGGCCCGGTCGCCGTCGACATCATCGAATGGACACGGCTGCGTGACGGCGAAGGCAGCGCGCAGGAGGTGCTCGATTTCCTTGGCGATCACGGGGACTGGCCGGGGCTGGACCTGCTGCGGTCGCGCAACGAAGGCGTCTTTGCTGCCGCCGATGCCGCGCAGGTGCTGGCCTTCTTCCATTCTTCACCGCCGGAAACCGGCCTTGGCACGCTGGCTTATGCTGATGCGCTGCGCCAGCAGGGGCAGGGCGATGCGGCGGATGCGGTGCTGATTGCCGCCTGGCGCAATCTGCGCCTCAGCCCGACGTTGCAGGCGACCTTCCTTGTCGGCAACCAGGACCTGCTGGCCCCCTATCATGGGGACCGGCTGAACATGCTCTACTGGGCAAGCGGCGCCGAAGAAATTCAGGCGATGAAGGATGTCGCCAAACCGGGTGACTGGGCGCTGGCCCAGGCGATCCGCCTGGCGCGGGTCGGGGCCGAGGGCGCGGATGCGGCCATCGCTGCCCTGCCTGCCGAGGATCGTCTTGATGGCACCCTGGCCTATGCCCGCTTCCGCGCCCGCGTGGCGCAGGGCCGGACCAGCGATGCCAAGACCCTGATGGTCAGTCAAAGCCGCATCCCCGGTGGCCTTGATCGCCCCGATGCCTGGGCGAGCGAACGCCGCGCCTATGTGCGCGAGGAAATGCGCGCCGGGAACAACGACCTGGCTTATGACCTTGCCGCCCACCACCAGCTGACAGCGGGCGGCAATTTTGCCGATCTGGAATGGCTGGCGGGCTATATCGCCCTGCAGCGTCTGGACCAGCCCGAGGTCGCGCTTGGCCATTTCGAACGGCTGCGCGGTGGGGTGGAAACCCCGATCTCGCTCGGGCGGGCCTATTACTGGATCGGGCGCGCGCAGGAGGCGCTTGGCGACAAGGCAGCCGCGCAGGCGGCCTATCGCGCTGGCGGCGCGCATCAGACCAGCTTTTACGGCCTTTTGGCGGCGGAAAAGGCCGGGATGCCGTCTGATCCCACGCTGGCGGGAGCCCCCTCTGCCGTCCGTTGGCAAGGGGCGGATTTCGCCGGGTCTGACTTGCGGCAAGCCGCCGCCCTGCTGCGCTCTGCCGGGGAAGGCTGGCGGGCCGAGCTGTTCCTGCTTGGCCTGTCCAACCGCCTGGATGAAGATGGATTTTCCGCGCTTGGTGCCATGGCCGAGGATTGGGGCGATGCGCATCTGCAGGTGATGATCGGCAAATGGGCTGCCGGGCGGGGCATCGTGCTGCCGCGCCATTACTATGCGCTGCACCCGCTGGCCGGGATGGATCTGCCGGTGCATCCCGAACTGGCGCTGGCCATCGCCCGGCGTGAAAGCGAATTTGACCCCGCGGTGATGAGCGGCGCTGGTGCCGGTGGTCTCATGCAGCTGATGCCGGGCACCGCACGCGACATGGCGCGGGATCTGGGCGTCACAGACCACAGTCAGGCGCGGCTGACGGAGGATTGGCAGCACAATGCGGCTCTCGGCTCGGCCTACCTGGCGGATCTGGGGCAGCGCTTTGGTGGCAATGTCCTGCTGATGTCGGTCGGCTACAACGCGGGTCCGGGGCGGGCAGAGCAATGGCTGCAAAGCCTTGGCGATCCGCGCGACCCGGAGGTCGATGTGGTCGACTGGATCGAGGCGATCCCCTACCGTGAGACCCGCAACTATGTTCAACGGGTGGCCGAAAGCCTGCCGGTCTATCGCGCCCGGCTGGGCCTTGACCCCCGGCCGGTGCCTTTCAGTGTGGAGCTGAAGGGATCAACGCTTCTGCCGCTCGCGCCAAAGGGTGAATAGCCCGGCGCTGATGACCACGGTCGCGCCGATCACCACGTTCAGATGCAGGTCCTCGCCGAAGATGAACATGCCGACCAGCGCGCCGAAGAACAGCTGGAAATAGGCAAAGGGCTGCACGGCCGAGGCTTCGGCCATTTCGTAGACCCGGATCAGCAGGTAGTGGCCCAGCATGCCGCCCACGCACAACAGGGCCATCCAGCCCCAGTCGGGCGGGCTCATCGGTTCCCAGAACCAGATGCCGGCGAGGGTCATGACCACCGCGCCCATCGTGCCGGTCCAGAAGAACGAGGTGGCCGAACTGTCGTAGCGCGCGACATAGCGGTTCAGTAGGCCGTAGATCGCGAACATCGCCGCGGCGGTCAGCGGCAGGAGCGCGGCGGGGGAAAAGACGCCGACCCCCGGCTGGATGATGATCATCACCCCGACAAAGCCGACCCCGATCGCGGACCAGCGCCGCCAGCCGACCTGTTCGCCAAGGATCGGGCCCGACAGGGCGGCAATCAGCAGCGGATAGGCGATGAAGATCGCCTGGGTGTTGATGATCCCGAGATAGGCAAAGCCCGCGACCATCACGCAGACCTCGACCGACAGAAGCGCGCCCCGGAACATTTGCAGCACCGGTTTGCGCGACCGGGCCACGGCACGGATGCCGCCGGTTTTGCGCGCCGCCATCGCGATGACGAAGGCCGAGAAGAACCAGTAGCGGATCATCACCACCATCAGGGTGTTGTACTCCCCTGCCAGGTGGCGCGACAGCCCGTCCTGGATGGCGAAGACCGCCGTGGTCAGGATCATCAGCCAGATCCCGAGCTTCGTGTTCTGTTGTGTCATTCCGGTTCCGTGGGCTTTCGGGTCTGGGTCATGTGTCTCTTGCGGCCGAACCCCGGCGCGCGGGTGACTTCGAACCCGGCTTCGGCCAGGGCGCGGCGCACATGGCCGGCGGCGGTGTAGGTCGCCGCCGTGCCGCCCGCTGCGGTGTGATCGCATACGGCCTGCATCAGCGCGGGGTCCCAAAGCTCGGGGTTCTTGGCGGGGGCGAAACCGTCGAGGAACCAGGCATCGGCCTGTTGATCCCAGTTCGGCAGCGCCTGTCGCGCATCGCCCGCAACCAGGCGGAAGTCCAGATCACCAAGGGTAAAAGCGCTCTTGCCGAAATGCGGGGAAAGCTCCTCTGTCAGGTCGGCGATCTCGGGGAAGGCGGCCTGGGCGCGGATCATGTCAGCGCGTGCCATCGGGTAGGCTTCGAAGGTGGTAAAGCGCAGGCGACCGGCCGTGCCGCTGTCCCGCCACAGGCGCAGCGCGGCCAGCAGGTTCAGCCCGGTGCCAAAGCCCAGTTCGGCGATGTGGAACCCGTCCCGGAACCGTTGCGGAAGGGCATTCCCGGCCAGAAAGACATGGCCGGTTTCCAGCAACCCGTTGCCGAGGCTGAAATAGGGGTCGTCAAAACGGGTGGCCACGGGGACGTCGTCCTCGGTCCAATCCAGCTCGGGCGGCTGGTCCTGCATGGCGGGAACCTTTACGAGAGGGGGGTAAGGGTCGGCAGGATGAAGCGGAGTGGGCGGAATGGCAAGCGTGGACGTGACGGTGCGGGGCGCGGGGATCTTCGGGCTGAGCTGTGCCTGGGCCTGTCTGAAACGCGGCGCACGGGTGCGGGTCGTGGATCCGGGCGGAGTGGCGGCGGGGGCCTCTGGCGGGATCGTCGGGGCGCTGGCGCCGCATGTGCCCGAGAACTGGAACGACAAGAAGCAGTTCCAGCTGGAAAGCCTGCTGATGGCCGAAGCCTGTTGGGCCGAGGTCGCCGCCATATCGGGGCGCGATCCGGGCTATGCCCGCAGTGGCCGGCTGCAACCCTTGGCCGATGCGCGGGCGGTAGAGCTTGCCCATGCCCGCGAAGACAGTGCGGCCCGTCTGTGGCAGGGCGCGGCGCGTTGGCAGGTGATCGCGGCGACGGGCGCGCCCTGGGAGCCGCAGACTCCCTCTGGCTGGCTGGTCGAGGACAGCCTGACCGGGCGTATCCATCCCCGCCGCGCCTGCGAAGCGCTGGCGGGGGCGATCCGCGCCGCGGGGGCCGAGATCTTGACGGAGGCCCCGGATGAAGGCGCGGAGGAGGGAGCTGTGCTCTGGGCGACGGGCGCCGCCGGTCTTGCCGAGATGAGCGGGCAGGCGGGTCGCATGGTCGGGACCGGCATCAAGGGGCAGGCGGCCCTGTTGCGCCATGCGGCACACAACCTGCCGCAGATCTTTGCCGGGGGGGTGCATATCGTGCCCCACGCAGATGGCACGGTCGCCATCGGGTCGACAAGTGAGCGTGACTTCGACGGGCTCGAGACGGATGCGCAGCTGGACGAGGTGATCGCGGCGGCGCGTGCCGCGCTGCCGGCCCTGCTGGGCGCGCCGGTGATCCAACGCTGGGCGGGTCTGCGCCCGCGGGCCAAAAGCCGGGCGCCGATGCTGGGGAGCTGGCCCGCACGGCCGGGGCATTTCATCGCCAACGGCGGTTTCAAGATCGGCTTCGGCATGGCGCCCAAGGTGGGCGAGGTCATGGCCGAACTGGTGCTGGAGGGGCGTGACGCCATCCCCGAGGGCTTCCGGGCGGCGGCGTTGTTCTGACAGGCAGGGCGCTGCCCTCCTGGGACCTGCGGTCCCAGTTCACCCGGAGTATTTTCGGCCAGATGACAGGGAGCGGCTCAGCTGCCGCTGCGGATGCGGAAGACGCCGGTACCAGTGGCGGCAAGGGTGCCGAGGTCGTCTGAAATCCTGGCCTCGGCGAAGAAGGTTCGGGCGCCGCCACCGGTACGGAACCCTTCGGCGATCAGCAGCTTGCCCTTGACCTGCGCCAGAAAATTGGTGCTGAGGTTCAGTGTCATGGCAAGCAGGCGGTGATCCGGGTCGCCTGTGTAGCAGCCGGCAAACCCCATCGCTGTGTCGCACATCATCGCATGCACGCCACCATGCAGGATGCCGTAGCGGTTCATCAGGAAATCTTCGAGCGGCAGTTCGAGGCGCGCATAGCCCTCGCGCCAGCCGGTGACCTGATAGCCGATATGGTTTTGCATGGCTGAGGGGGCTTCGATCAGATCGGGGTCGAGTTCGGGCATGTGGATCCTCAGGCTGGTCCGGGCGCGGGGTGGAGACGTGAGATGATGCCAGCCATGAGCGGGAAGGTGAAGGGCTTGTTGGGGGCGAAGCGGTGTCAGGGGGCGCTGCCCCCTCTTGACCCCTGCGGGGCCAATTCACCCCCGGGATACTTGAAACAGGGAAACGATTGGAGCCCGGGTGAGGCGCGGGGCGCTGTTTCTGCGAGCGTTACCGCTCACATCCCTTCGGGAGCGTTGAAAGGCGTTTTTCTGCCGCGCAGGGTGTGGAATAAGTGCGGCAATGGCCCAAGGAGATTTTCATGCCTGCAATTGATCCCGATCTTATTCCTGCAGACCTTTTTCCGACGATCGAGGCGCTTTGCGCCACCGGTGCCAAGGTGGCGGCCGTGGTTGCGCGCGGGGCTCTGGGGCCGTCGCTGGCGGCCGGGGTGGGCGAAAACTCGGACGGTGACCAGCAAAAGGCGCTGGACGTGATGGCCGACGAAATGTTCGAAGCCGCTCTGCGGACCGCCGGGGTGCGCCATTATGCCAGCGAAGAGCAGGAAAGCGTGCTGAGCCTTGATCCCGAGGGCGCCTATGCGCTGGCGATCGATCCGCTGGACGGGTCCTCCAACATCGACGTGAACGTCACCATCGGTACGATCTTTTCGATCTTCGAGGCGGCCGAGACGCCGGAGGCGAGCTTCCTGCGCCCGGCGTCGGAGCAGATCGCGGCCGGGTATATCGCCTTTGGGCAGCAATGCCTGCTGGGGATTACCTTCGGGGCGGGCACGATGCTGTTCTGCCTTGATCCGGAAACCGGGGTTTTCGCGCTGGCGGACAAGGCGATGGCGGTGCCTGAGGCGGCGAAGGAATATTCGATCAATGCCTCGAACCGGCGACACTGGCAGGTCCCGGTGCGGGTCTATGTGGAGGAATGCGAAGCCGGGGAAACCGGCGGCAAGGGCAAGAACATGAACTTCCGCTGGGTTGGGTCGCTGGTAGCGGAAACCCACCGCATCCTGACGCGGGGCGGCACGTTCCTGTATCCCGCTGACGCGCGC
The Pseudooceanicola algae genome window above contains:
- the mnmD gene encoding tRNA (5-methylaminomethyl-2-thiouridine)(34)-methyltransferase MnmD codes for the protein MQDQPPELDWTEDDVPVATRFDDPYFSLGNGLLETGHVFLAGNALPQRFRDGFHIAELGFGTGLNLLAALRLWRDSGTAGRLRFTTFEAYPMARADMIRAQAAFPEIADLTEELSPHFGKSAFTLGDLDFRLVAGDARQALPNWDQQADAWFLDGFAPAKNPELWDPALMQAVCDHTAAGGTAATYTAAGHVRRALAEAGFEVTRAPGFGRKRHMTQTRKPTEPE
- a CDS encoding NAD(P)/FAD-dependent oxidoreductase, whose translation is MASVDVTVRGAGIFGLSCAWACLKRGARVRVVDPGGVAAGASGGIVGALAPHVPENWNDKKQFQLESLLMAEACWAEVAAISGRDPGYARSGRLQPLADARAVELAHAREDSAARLWQGAARWQVIAATGAPWEPQTPSGWLVEDSLTGRIHPRRACEALAGAIRAAGAEILTEAPDEGAEEGAVLWATGAAGLAEMSGQAGRMVGTGIKGQAALLRHAAHNLPQIFAGGVHIVPHADGTVAIGSTSERDFDGLETDAQLDEVIAAARAALPALLGAPVIQRWAGLRPRAKSRAPMLGSWPARPGHFIANGGFKIGFGMAPKVGEVMAELVLEGRDAIPEGFRAAALF
- a CDS encoding PaaI family thioesterase codes for the protein MPELDPDLIEAPSAMQNHIGYQVTGWREGYARLELPLEDFLMNRYGILHGGVHAMMCDTAMGFAGCYTGDPDHRLLAMTLNLSTNFLAQVKGKLLIAEGFRTGGGARTFFAEARISDDLGTLAATGTGVFRIRSGS
- a CDS encoding class 1 fructose-bisphosphatase, whose translation is MPAIDPDLIPADLFPTIEALCATGAKVAAVVARGALGPSLAAGVGENSDGDQQKALDVMADEMFEAALRTAGVRHYASEEQESVLSLDPEGAYALAIDPLDGSSNIDVNVTIGTIFSIFEAAETPEASFLRPASEQIAAGYIAFGQQCLLGITFGAGTMLFCLDPETGVFALADKAMAVPEAAKEYSINASNRRHWQVPVRVYVEECEAGETGGKGKNMNFRWVGSLVAETHRILTRGGTFLYPADARKGYEKGRLRMVYEVAPMAFLVEQAGGLATDGSERILDKSASELHERCPLVFGASEEVERVKALHG